The following proteins are encoded in a genomic region of Hymenobacter siberiensis:
- a CDS encoding TlpA family protein disulfide reductase, whose translation MKHLLLAAALLLAGLVPGCSPAERPLPPGALAAQVEALTKDFDTWWRNTYAYVLLARDYQPRDVDGRPVPKPDFLRQLATGRVLALRTGTARGEPVYQLCAYPGSPDPAIRSTSKQLAEEALRNDAREGQALPAFAWRDLNGGAYIPTSTRGKILVLKCWYTNCVACVDEMPATNALVERYRQRPDVLFVSLAKNEAQQPRPFLKGHPVACTTPQKLDSLAGFVK comes from the coding sequence TGAAACACCTGCTCCTCGCCGCCGCGCTGCTCCTGGCCGGGCTGGTCCCCGGTTGCTCCCCAGCGGAACGCCCGCTCCCGCCGGGCGCGTTGGCGGCCCAGGTCGAGGCCCTGACGAAGGACTTCGACACGTGGTGGCGCAACACGTACGCCTACGTGTTGCTGGCCCGCGACTATCAGCCCCGGGACGTCGACGGCCGGCCGGTGCCCAAGCCGGACTTTCTGCGGCAGCTGGCCACCGGCCGGGTCCTGGCCCTGCGCACCGGCACGGCCCGCGGGGAGCCGGTGTACCAGCTGTGTGCCTACCCTGGGAGCCCCGACCCGGCGATTCGGTCCACGAGCAAGCAACTGGCCGAAGAGGCGCTGCGCAATGACGCGCGGGAAGGCCAGGCGCTGCCCGCGTTTGCGTGGCGGGACCTGAACGGCGGGGCGTACATCCCCACCAGCACGCGGGGCAAAATTCTGGTGCTCAAGTGCTGGTACACCAACTGCGTGGCCTGCGTCGACGAGATGCCGGCCACCAACGCGCTGGTAGAGCGCTACCGCCAGCGCCCGGACGTACTGTTCGTGAGCCTGGCCAAGAACGAGGCGCAGCAGCCACGCCCCTTTCTCAAAGGCCACCCAGTAGCGTGTACTACTCCCCAAAAACTGGACAGTTTAGCGGGGTTTGTTAAGTAA